In Debaryomyces hansenii CBS767 chromosome A complete sequence, a genomic segment contains:
- a CDS encoding DEHA2D06116p (no similarity): MVATTGYKTRKLITFSSSMGHKLNDISSNVERMNEYLFLNPDGTRSAHEQAPDLGNGVLNQMMTYIVRISNSLEEFKNDMREFKDEMEEFIDEMGEFKDEMGEFKDEMGEFKDEMGEFKDEMGEFKDEMKEFRIETNRRLANLEMSNKNLSSRFDNQFKGRGGNRNSPDAYDPISNSDYRTLADAGVSPLTSLAQIEQLTRGLNSYLEFYKLSTTGSVQDKRERLIRYIGANAEPERTYGRKI; the protein is encoded by the coding sequence ATGGTTGCAACCACAGGTTATAAAACAAGAAAACTTATTACGTTTTCTTCCAGTATGGGAcacaaattgaatgatatttCGCTGAATGTGGAAAGGATGAATGAGTACCTATTCCTAAACCCTGATGGTACACGTTCTGCTCATGAACAAGCTCCAGATTTAGGTAACGGGGTCCTTAATCAAATGATGACATATATTGTTAGAATTAGCAACTCATTAGAAGAGTTCAAAAACGATATGAGAGAGTTCAAAGACGAAATGGAGGAGTTTATTGACGAAATGGGAGAGTTCAAGGACGAAATGGGAGAGTTCAAGGACGAAATGGGAGAGTTCAAGGACGAAATGGGAGAGTTCAAGGACGAAATGGGAGAGTTCAAGGACGAAATGAAAGAGTTTCGGATTGAAACAAACAGGCGCTTAGCTAACTTAGAAATGTCGAACAAAAATTTAAGTTCACGCTTTGATAACCAATTCAAGGGGAGAGGAGGAAATCGCAACTCTCCTGATGCCTATGATCCTATCTCAAATAGTGATTATAGAACTCTAGCAGATGCTGGAGTGTCACCTTTAACGTCTCTTGCCCAAATTGAACAACTCACGAGGGGTCTTAATAGCTACTTGGAGTTTTATAAGCTACTGACCACTGGGCTGGTACAAGATAAAAGAGAGAGGTTGATTCGCTACATTGGGGCGAATGCCGAGCCTGAGCGTACCTATGGTAGAaagatttga
- a CDS encoding DEHA2D06138p (similar to uniprot|P08536 Saccharomyces cerevisiae YJR010W MET3 ATP sulfurylase): MPIPAPHGGKLQDLVIRDSSIRSDLFKEIADKKYKTLTLSPRQLCDLELILNGGFSPLTGFLNEEDYNSVVHDMRLSSVKNEKNGKGLLWSMPITLDVGQEFAGKLSKGEKIVLKDLRDEKPLALLTVETVYKPNKQTEAEKVFRGDPEHPAIKYLFETAQEFYVGGSIQGLDYPTHYDYIPFRKTPTELREEFSKLGWDQQKVVAFQTRNPMHRAHRELTVRAANDLGSDGHILIHPVVGLTKPGDIDHHTRVRVYQQILKKYPDGLATLSLLPLAMRMGGDREAMWHSLIRMNYGVDHFIVGRDHAGPGSNSKGVDFYGPYDAQELLAKYKDELEPKIKVVPFRMVTYLPDEDRYAPIDTIDTSKVNTANISGTELRQRLRDGTEIPGWFSYPEVVKVLRESNPPRSKQGFAIVIDSSDSKQGEYLSFALQSTLNQFSGERRITKLSSEQATPFIVNELVKSGSGVIVPTKSNQSDIIKAVGSGNSIIVNFNGEQNADQGIFSLKEDLTSVIGEIVEYLVSQGFYQQS, from the coding sequence ATGCCTATTCCAGCTCCCCACGGTGGTAAATTACAAGACTTGGTCATTCGTGACAGTTCTATCAGATCCGATTTGTTCAAAGAAATCGCtgataagaaatataaGACCTTAACTTTAAGTCCAAGACAGTTATGTGACTTGGAACTTATCTTGAACGGTGGTTTCTCTCCATTGACTGGATTCttgaatgaagaagattataACAGCGTTGTCCACGACATGAGATTATCGAGCGTcaagaatgaaaaaaatggTAAAGGCTTGTTATGGTCAATGCCTATCACTTTAGATGTTGGTCAGGAATTTGCTGGCAAACTCTCGAAAGGTGAAAAAATTGTGTTAAAGGATTTAAGAGATGAAAAGCCTTTAGCTTTGTTGACTGTTGAAACTGTTTACAAGCCAAATAAGCAAACCGAGGCTGAAAAGGTTTTCAGAGGAGACCCTGAACATCCTGCTATTAAGTACTTATTTGAAACTGCCCAAGAATTCTATGTTGGTGGTTCTATCCAAGGGTTAGATTATCCAACCCATTACGATTACATTCCATTCCGTAAAACTCCAACTGAATTAAGAGAAGAATTCTCAAAGTTAGGATGGGACCAACAAAAGGTTGTTGCTTTCCAAACTAGAAACCCAATGCACAGGGCCCACAGAGAATTAACTGTTCGTGCTGCCAATGACCTTGGTAGTGATGGacatattttaattcatccaGTTGTTGGTTTAACAAAGCCTGGTGACATTGACCATCATACTAGAGTTAGGGTTTACCAGcaaatcttgaagaaatatccaGATGGTTTAGCCACCTTATCCTTGTTGCCATTGGCTATGAGAATGGGTGGTGATCGTGAAGCTATGTGGCATAGTTTAATTCGTATGAACTATGGTGTCGATCACTTTATTGTCGGTAGAGACCACGCTGGTCCTGGTTCCAACTCTAAGGGTGTTGACTTCTATGGTCCATATGACGCGCAAGAATTATTAGCCAAATATAAGGATGAATTAGAACCAAAAATCAAGGTTGTTCCCTTTAGAATGGTCACTTATTTACCTGATGAAGATAGATATGCTCCAATTGATACAATTGACACTTCTAAAGTAAATACTGCTAACATTTCTGGAACTGAATTAAGACAACGTTTAAGAGATGGTACCGAGATCCCAGGCTGGTTCTCTTATCCTGAAGTTGTGAAAGTCTTAAGAGAAAGTAACCCTCCAAGATCTAAACAGGGTTTCGCTATTGTTATTGATTCGTCTGATTCGAAACAAGGTGAATACTTATCTTTCGCGTTACAATCTACCTTGAACCAATTTTCAGGTGAGCGTCGTATCACTAAGTTATCTAGTGAACAAGCTACTCCTTTCATCGTTAATGAATTAGTTAAATCTGGATCTGGTGTTATAGTACCAACCAAATCAAACCAATCTGATATTATCAAGGCGGTCGGAAGTGGAAACTCTATTATTGTCAATTTCAATGGCGAGCAAAATGCTGACCAAGGAATATTCTCTTTGAAGGAAGATTTGACCTCTGTTATCGGCGAAATAGTTGAGTATTTAGTCTCTCAAGGTTTTTACCAACAATCCTAG